The Sinorhizobium chiapasense genome contains a region encoding:
- a CDS encoding acyl-homoserine-lactone synthase: MYALVQGHQYGQYEHLLEQYFRLRKTVFADQLGWNIRTCGAYERDRFDDLKPPYLIWCDDNWNQLYGAVRLLATTGPTLLYDVFRPTSDLVAPSIWEGTRMCVDEEALQRDLPELRVERAFCLLLLSLCEAALDSGIQMMISNYEPHMRRIYEHAGAEFDELGRADGYGKYPVCCGAFEVSERVLANMRCKMKISGPLYSPTAFPRAVRPMFEARPA, encoded by the coding sequence ATGTATGCACTCGTCCAAGGACATCAGTACGGCCAATACGAACACTTGCTGGAGCAGTATTTCCGGCTCAGGAAGACGGTCTTTGCAGATCAACTGGGCTGGAACATTCGAACATGCGGCGCCTACGAGCGCGACCGCTTTGATGACCTCAAGCCGCCCTATCTGATCTGGTGCGATGATAATTGGAACCAGCTCTACGGGGCGGTGAGACTGTTGGCGACCACCGGCCCCACCCTGCTCTACGATGTCTTCCGACCAACCTCCGATCTTGTCGCACCTAGCATCTGGGAAGGAACCCGCATGTGTGTCGACGAAGAGGCTCTTCAGCGCGACTTGCCCGAACTGCGTGTCGAACGGGCGTTCTGCCTGCTGTTGCTTTCCCTTTGCGAGGCGGCGCTCGACAGCGGCATCCAGATGATGATCTCGAACTACGAACCGCATATGCGCCGCATCTACGAGCACGCTGGCGCGGAATTCGACGAGCTTGGGAGGGCAGACGGCTACGGCAAGTATCCCGTCTGCTGCGGCGCCTTCGAAGTTTCCGAGCGTGTGCTCGCGAATATGCGATGCAAGATGAAGATTTCCGGGCCCCTCTATAGTCCCACTGCATTCCCGCGGGCGGTCCGCCCGATGTTTGAAGCCCGGCCCGCCTGA
- the phnM gene encoding phosphonate metabolism protein PhnM, with protein sequence MKNELTLTGARLVLLDEVYEGTVHVVDGYINDIAPGRSQVPGAIDLEGGYLTPGLIDLHTDNLEKHALPRAGVVWNPLSAVVTHDAVVTAAGITTVFDSLCIGSTTRDHRKQDDRARILPILVDGIHQAQDHGVLRADHLLHLRCEVTDEDVLARFTPLLDDPLVKLVSVMDHAPGHRQSPQLDRFRQMQITQYGWSEEDADRRIAAWMEASRTIGPENQARIVALARARQLPIASHDDETAEHVREAKSSGVLISEFPTTQAAAETAHSLGVRVLMGAPNVVRGNSHSGNVSARDLATTGRLDILASDYVPASLLHGAFQLTRDPVGMSLPQAISTVSSAPASATGLTDRGAIKIGSRADLCHVTEINDIPLVRRVWKKGRQVF encoded by the coding sequence ATCAAAAACGAACTGACCTTGACCGGTGCAAGGCTCGTGCTTCTGGACGAGGTTTACGAAGGAACCGTCCATGTCGTTGACGGCTACATCAATGACATTGCTCCGGGCAGAAGCCAGGTGCCTGGTGCAATCGATCTCGAAGGAGGCTATCTGACACCGGGCCTCATCGATCTTCATACCGACAATCTGGAGAAGCATGCTCTGCCGCGGGCCGGCGTGGTCTGGAATCCGCTGTCCGCTGTCGTAACGCATGATGCCGTGGTCACCGCCGCCGGCATTACGACGGTCTTTGATTCGCTTTGCATCGGATCAACGACCCGCGATCACAGAAAGCAGGACGATCGCGCCCGCATTCTGCCGATCCTCGTCGACGGCATCCATCAAGCCCAGGACCATGGCGTGCTTCGGGCGGATCACCTTCTGCATCTGCGCTGTGAGGTGACGGACGAGGACGTTCTAGCCAGATTCACACCGTTGCTGGACGATCCGCTGGTCAAGCTCGTCTCGGTGATGGATCATGCCCCCGGACATCGCCAGTCACCGCAACTCGACCGCTTCCGTCAGATGCAGATCACGCAGTACGGCTGGTCGGAAGAGGATGCCGACCGACGTATTGCAGCATGGATGGAAGCGTCGCGAACGATCGGACCCGAAAATCAGGCTCGGATTGTCGCGCTTGCCCGGGCTCGGCAACTGCCGATTGCCAGCCACGATGATGAAACAGCCGAGCATGTTCGAGAGGCGAAATCCTCCGGTGTGCTGATTTCCGAATTTCCGACGACCCAGGCTGCGGCGGAAACGGCGCACTCGCTCGGCGTTCGTGTGCTAATGGGCGCACCCAACGTCGTTCGCGGCAACTCGCATTCGGGAAACGTAAGCGCCCGGGATCTGGCGACCACCGGACGTCTCGATATCCTCGCCTCGGATTACGTTCCGGCGAGCCTCCTGCATGGGGCTTTTCAACTGACCAGGGATCCCGTCGGGATGAGCTTACCCCAGGCGATCTCTACCGTCAGTTCTGCCCCCGCCTCGGCTACGGGTCTCACCGACAGAGGCGCGATTAAGATCGGTAGCCGAGCCGACCTCTGCCACGTCACTGAGATCAACGACATTCCGCTTGTTCGCAGAGTCTGGAAAAAGGGCCGGCAGGTCTTTTGA
- a CDS encoding porin, translating to MNIKSLLFASAAALAATSGAQAADAIVAAEPEPLEYVRVCDAFGTGYFYIPGTETCLKINGYVRFQVSYGPDEVNKRQGWGDRGTSDWDAFSRAYLAFSSKSDTELGTLTGFFAGEFNADNDSDIGDSLINVDEAYIQLGSLKAGFFYGWWDKGINGETDSLSNITEFNSIAYLYDGGSFQAGVAVDELEGATTKANGIGVEGIVSATVGGVSVDLLGGYDTEVEEGAIRALVSADLGPGVFQMAGVWASDPNTYFATSEWTVAASYRYNATEKLAITPGIQYWGDYGFDSDADQWRGGLAVDYKITQGLASRVSVQYTSRDLGTETDDFVSGFVRLQRDF from the coding sequence ATGAATATCAAAAGTTTGCTTTTCGCCTCCGCCGCTGCCCTCGCGGCGACATCTGGCGCCCAGGCGGCTGACGCGATCGTCGCCGCCGAACCGGAACCCCTTGAATATGTCCGCGTCTGCGATGCTTTCGGCACCGGCTACTTCTACATTCCCGGCACCGAGACTTGCCTGAAGATCAACGGCTACGTTCGTTTCCAGGTCTCGTATGGTCCCGACGAAGTAAATAAGCGTCAAGGTTGGGGCGATCGGGGTACCTCTGATTGGGACGCCTTCTCGCGCGCATATCTCGCTTTCAGTTCAAAGAGCGATACGGAGCTTGGCACCCTCACTGGTTTCTTCGCCGGCGAGTTCAACGCTGACAATGATAGCGACATCGGCGATAGCCTGATCAACGTCGACGAGGCCTATATCCAGCTCGGTAGTCTCAAGGCGGGCTTCTTCTATGGTTGGTGGGACAAGGGTATCAACGGCGAAACCGACTCGCTCAGCAACATTACCGAGTTCAATTCCATCGCATACCTCTATGATGGTGGCTCGTTCCAGGCCGGCGTTGCTGTCGATGAGCTCGAAGGCGCCACAACGAAGGCCAACGGCATCGGTGTTGAGGGCATCGTTTCAGCGACCGTCGGCGGCGTTTCGGTCGACCTGCTTGGCGGTTACGACACCGAAGTCGAAGAAGGGGCCATTCGTGCTCTGGTTTCCGCCGACCTCGGTCCGGGCGTCTTCCAGATGGCCGGTGTGTGGGCCTCTGACCCGAACACCTATTTTGCGACCTCCGAGTGGACCGTCGCCGCCTCCTATCGCTACAATGCGACCGAGAAGCTCGCGATTACCCCGGGTATCCAGTATTGGGGCGACTACGGCTTCGACAGCGACGCCGATCAGTGGCGCGGCGGCCTGGCTGTCGACTACAAAATCACCCAGGGACTGGCCTCGCGCGTTTCCGTGCAGTACACCAGCCGCGATCTGGGCACAGAGACCGATGATTTCGTCAGCGGCTTCGTTCGCTTGCAGCGTGATTTCTGA
- a CDS encoding DUF1045 domain-containing protein → MSEPSNPRYAIYYTPAREHPLTVAASAWLGRDAFGRVDVTGAARPEADLLLTSEPRRYSFHATLKAPFRLKEGTSVEDLEQALSRFAAWRSSCPIGPLKIDLLGGFFALVPASPIPALRGFAAQIVEQFDRFRAPMNTPELQRRLQSSLDEIETAHLVQWGYPYVLDRFRFHMTLTDRVPEEDRARTRARLEKVFQPYLSEDYRIDTLYLFVQEHDGADFIVRSQFALKGEALLKAAI, encoded by the coding sequence ATGTCGGAACCGTCCAATCCCCGCTACGCTATCTACTACACGCCGGCGCGAGAGCATCCGCTGACCGTGGCGGCGAGTGCATGGCTTGGCCGCGATGCATTCGGCAGGGTCGATGTAACCGGCGCTGCTCGACCGGAAGCGGACCTCCTTCTAACGTCCGAGCCGCGGCGGTACAGTTTCCACGCCACGCTCAAGGCGCCGTTCCGGCTGAAAGAGGGCACTTCAGTCGAGGATCTCGAACAGGCGCTCAGCCGGTTTGCCGCATGGCGGTCGTCCTGCCCGATCGGGCCGTTGAAGATCGATCTTCTCGGCGGCTTTTTCGCGCTCGTTCCGGCCAGTCCCATTCCGGCCTTGCGCGGTTTTGCTGCGCAGATTGTCGAACAGTTCGATCGTTTCCGGGCGCCGATGAACACACCGGAACTGCAGCGAAGGCTGCAGAGTTCGCTCGATGAGATCGAGACCGCCCATCTCGTGCAATGGGGTTACCCTTATGTGCTCGATCGCTTTCGGTTTCATATGACGCTGACCGACCGCGTTCCGGAAGAGGACCGCGCACGAACAAGAGCGCGTCTGGAAAAGGTCTTCCAGCCGTACCTGTCCGAGGATTACCGCATCGACACCTTGTACCTCTTCGTGCAGGAGCACGACGGGGCCGATTTCATTGTCCGCTCGCAGTTCGCATTGAAAGGCGAAGCGCTGCTCAAAGCGGCGATCTGA
- the phnK gene encoding phosphonate C-P lyase system protein PhnK, with translation MRTAIQVQPSRRQPLLSVQNLTKGYGKTIGCQNISFDLFPGEIIAIVGESGSGKSTMLNCLSGGLMPDTGSVVYDLNDKGPTDILTLSEPERRKLMRTDWGLVHQNPRDGLRMEVSAGGNIGERPMAIGARHYGRIREEAQNWLARVEIDLRRTDHHPKTFSGGMQQRLQIARILVTKPRLVFMDEPTGGLDVSVQARLLDLLRQLVMDFGISAVIVTHDLSVARLLADRIIVMWRGNVVETGLADQVLDDPHHAYTQLLVSSVL, from the coding sequence ATGAGAACTGCAATCCAGGTCCAACCCAGTCGCCGGCAACCACTGCTTTCCGTGCAAAATCTTACGAAGGGCTATGGAAAGACGATCGGCTGCCAGAACATTTCCTTCGACCTCTTTCCAGGGGAGATCATCGCCATCGTTGGCGAATCCGGATCCGGTAAGTCGACGATGCTCAACTGCCTTTCGGGAGGGTTGATGCCGGACACAGGCTCGGTGGTTTACGACCTCAATGACAAGGGGCCAACGGATATTCTGACCTTGTCAGAGCCAGAACGACGCAAGCTGATGCGTACCGACTGGGGACTTGTGCACCAGAACCCGCGCGATGGCCTTAGAATGGAAGTCAGCGCGGGAGGCAACATAGGCGAGCGACCGATGGCCATCGGCGCCCGGCACTATGGCCGCATACGCGAAGAGGCCCAGAATTGGCTCGCCCGGGTCGAGATTGACCTGCGGCGCACCGATCACCACCCGAAAACCTTTTCCGGCGGCATGCAGCAACGTCTGCAGATCGCCAGGATTCTCGTCACCAAGCCGCGCCTGGTCTTCATGGATGAGCCGACCGGCGGGCTCGATGTCTCGGTCCAGGCCCGGCTGTTGGATCTCTTGCGGCAGTTGGTCATGGATTTTGGGATCTCGGCGGTCATCGTTACCCATGATCTTTCCGTCGCCCGGCTATTGGCGGACCGCATCATCGTGATGTGGCGGGGCAACGTCGTGGAGACCGGTCTGGCAGACCAGGTCCTGGATGATCCGCATCACGCCTACACGCAACTCCTGGTATCATCGGTGCTTTAA
- the phnL gene encoding phosphonate C-P lyase system protein PhnL: MKSVLTNAALRAIGLSKSFTLHTQGGIVLPVFDNIELTVKSGECVCLHGPSGAGKSTLLRSLYANYKPDEGQILVEHMGETVDLLAAEPWEVVEIRRSTIGYVSQFLRVIPRVGALDVVAEPAIANGMPAEKARALAQTLLTRLRIPERLWSLAPATFSGGEQQRVNIARGFIVDYPILLLDEPTASLDAANRATVVELINEAKAHGAAIVGIFHDEEVREAVADRLFEIGNPSPATSAQTALAKACA; this comes from the coding sequence ATGAAATCCGTGCTAACGAATGCCGCGCTTCGCGCCATTGGCCTTTCCAAAAGCTTTACGCTCCACACCCAGGGCGGCATCGTCCTGCCGGTCTTCGACAACATCGAGCTTACCGTGAAGTCCGGCGAATGCGTCTGCCTGCACGGGCCGTCTGGCGCCGGCAAGTCGACGCTGCTGCGCTCGCTCTATGCCAACTACAAGCCGGATGAAGGCCAGATCCTCGTTGAGCACATGGGCGAAACCGTCGACCTGCTCGCCGCCGAGCCATGGGAAGTGGTGGAGATCCGCCGCTCGACAATCGGCTATGTCAGCCAATTCCTGCGCGTCATCCCCCGCGTCGGTGCTCTCGACGTCGTTGCTGAACCGGCGATCGCCAACGGCATGCCGGCCGAGAAGGCGAGAGCGCTCGCCCAGACCCTGCTGACGCGGCTGCGCATCCCTGAGCGTCTCTGGTCGCTGGCGCCGGCCACCTTTTCCGGCGGCGAGCAGCAGCGCGTCAACATCGCCCGGGGCTTCATCGTCGACTACCCGATCCTGCTGCTAGACGAACCGACCGCGTCACTCGATGCCGCCAATCGTGCGACCGTCGTCGAACTGATCAACGAGGCGAAGGCGCACGGCGCCGCTATCGTCGGCATCTTCCATGACGAGGAGGTTCGCGAAGCCGTTGCGGACCGGCTGTTCGAGATCGGCAATCCATCGCCCGCGACGAGTGCGCAGACTGCCCTAGCGAAGGCGTGCGCCTGA
- a CDS encoding zeta toxin family protein: MTGETAQGTLSPENNESIFRKEILPDYLPEDLGRATRPRLVLIGGQPGAGKTAVLIAGHSELAQSGPTIRIVGDDLRSYHPEFLAYQRQDPETASRFTQMDAGRWTEKLLAAAAERQVNIVFETTMRTPENVARVVRVAREAGYEVEARAVAVNPRVSWQGNLFRFEEMLSAGAAARIPPQHVHDAAVGGLRVSLEKLEGERLVDRVQVLTRGGTVLYDNDLQDGEWSRSPRARLALEQEQSRPLTRSELQRFADDWSHVLSRMAERNAPADRIAQVETRAAEDVRLLLAERREADGKEGRGQGRTVLQRSADGLKLFVELYDNAVRDGERRPIGNLDAHAAGRLTQTYMALRLVEAARDLGLLPEDAKIVTTRALVQDKRATHEFPAAHRLPADLSVEGPDGTSRRLTEHFGVELNRIAIDREAFSRTDRLSRLANVADSWLKAAGMRKTLARAANAVADGSMTADEAMSRIVEPGYAAAVLTARNKLDRNFAVMERMALTTTIVDSAENPMRGVADDLRLRTTDIGNRSRAKAIIEEIFAGTARHVRLDALDRQRADTFVRGIAENEQSLGVRLARQPDGRQDTTEPLMPARFLPDLTEGEIGDRLSASSRLADKRGEIENLSRLVFGNSQAVSSSLERITDAQSGAAASADVREGRLGELAGEGRRWLRGPSPERQTADAHMPRLAAALADYGLAVDFERHQIVMQHREERARQRVEVPRPSAELSAVLASDPDDRRRHIESDRGLKRELERLSVAMAKRFSGSDVATLKAGDIKGVVRKLGIDQMRTTELRKVLRQVTDLQQDLKPQSRERSRGEALTLTRR, translated from the coding sequence ATGACGGGAGAGACAGCTCAGGGAACGCTCTCGCCTGAGAACAACGAGAGCATCTTTCGAAAGGAAATTCTGCCCGACTACCTGCCCGAAGACCTCGGCCGGGCGACACGGCCGCGCCTGGTCCTCATCGGCGGACAACCGGGCGCCGGCAAGACCGCGGTGCTGATCGCGGGTCATTCCGAGCTCGCGCAATCGGGACCGACGATCCGCATCGTCGGCGATGATCTCAGATCCTATCATCCGGAATTCCTCGCCTATCAGCGACAGGATCCCGAAACCGCATCGCGCTTCACGCAGATGGACGCAGGCCGCTGGACCGAGAAGTTGCTGGCGGCCGCGGCCGAGCGTCAGGTCAATATCGTGTTTGAGACGACGATGCGGACGCCGGAGAATGTCGCCCGTGTCGTCCGCGTCGCGCGAGAGGCCGGCTATGAGGTCGAGGCTCGCGCTGTTGCCGTCAATCCGCGGGTGAGCTGGCAGGGCAATCTCTTTCGCTTCGAGGAGATGCTCAGCGCCGGTGCCGCCGCCCGCATCCCGCCACAACATGTTCACGACGCAGCCGTTGGCGGACTTCGTGTCAGTCTCGAAAAACTCGAGGGCGAGCGTCTGGTCGATCGCGTGCAAGTGCTGACCCGGGGCGGCACGGTCCTCTACGATAACGACCTCCAGGATGGAGAATGGTCGCGGTCGCCTCGGGCAAGGCTTGCCCTGGAGCAGGAACAATCACGTCCGCTGACGCGAAGCGAACTGCAACGCTTCGCCGATGATTGGAGCCATGTGTTAAGCCGCATGGCCGAGCGCAACGCGCCAGCCGACCGCATCGCTCAGGTCGAAACACGTGCCGCCGAGGACGTGCGCCTGCTTCTGGCGGAGCGCCGCGAAGCGGACGGAAAAGAAGGACGGGGTCAGGGTCGGACGGTTCTCCAACGTTCAGCGGATGGATTGAAACTGTTCGTGGAACTCTATGACAATGCCGTCCGTGATGGGGAGCGCCGGCCGATCGGCAATCTCGACGCCCATGCGGCGGGTCGTCTGACCCAGACTTACATGGCCCTGCGCCTGGTTGAAGCGGCCCGCGACCTCGGTCTTTTGCCGGAGGACGCGAAGATCGTCACCACGCGTGCCCTGGTGCAGGACAAGCGCGCAACGCACGAATTCCCCGCGGCGCACCGGCTACCCGCCGATCTCTCTGTTGAAGGACCTGACGGTACAAGTCGGCGACTGACTGAGCATTTTGGGGTCGAGCTCAATCGGATCGCCATCGATCGCGAGGCGTTCAGCCGCACCGATCGCCTGTCGCGTCTCGCCAATGTCGCGGACTCCTGGCTCAAGGCGGCGGGCATGCGCAAAACGCTCGCCCGTGCGGCCAATGCCGTGGCTGACGGGAGCATGACGGCCGACGAGGCGATGTCGCGCATTGTTGAGCCAGGCTATGCCGCCGCGGTGCTGACGGCACGAAACAAGCTCGACCGAAACTTCGCGGTCATGGAGCGCATGGCTCTTACCACGACAATCGTCGACAGCGCGGAAAACCCGATGCGCGGCGTGGCGGATGATCTTCGGCTTCGCACGACAGACATCGGCAACCGCTCCCGCGCCAAAGCGATCATCGAGGAGATTTTTGCCGGGACGGCACGCCATGTCCGCCTTGATGCGCTCGACAGACAAAGGGCCGATACATTCGTGCGTGGCATTGCTGAAAATGAGCAAAGTCTCGGAGTGCGGCTGGCGCGGCAGCCCGACGGCCGCCAGGACACCACCGAACCGCTGATGCCCGCCCGATTCCTGCCCGATCTTACCGAAGGGGAGATCGGCGATCGCCTGAGCGCATCATCCCGCCTGGCCGACAAGCGAGGCGAGATCGAAAATCTCTCACGCCTGGTGTTCGGCAATAGTCAGGCCGTATCGTCGAGTCTTGAGAGAATAACCGATGCGCAAAGCGGCGCTGCTGCCAGTGCGGACGTGCGTGAGGGCCGGCTTGGTGAGCTCGCCGGGGAAGGGCGGAGATGGCTGCGCGGCCCAAGCCCCGAGCGGCAAACGGCGGACGCGCACATGCCGAGGCTTGCCGCAGCCTTGGCAGACTACGGTTTGGCGGTGGATTTCGAGCGGCATCAGATCGTCATGCAACATCGCGAAGAACGGGCGCGTCAGCGCGTGGAAGTCCCACGGCCTTCTGCTGAACTCTCGGCGGTTCTCGCGTCCGATCCCGACGATCGGCGAAGACACATCGAGAGCGACCGCGGGCTTAAACGCGAGCTTGAACGTCTGTCGGTGGCAATGGCGAAGCGATTTTCGGGCTCCGACGTCGCGACCCTTAAGGCCGGTGATATCAAAGGCGTGGTCAGGAAGCTTGGTATCGATCAGATGCGGACAACGGAACTCAGAAAGGTGCTCCGCCAGGTGACGGATCTGCAGCAGGACTTGAAGCCGCAATCCCGGGAGCGATCGCGTGGGGAAGCGCTCACTCTCACGAGACGGTAA
- the rctB gene encoding SMa0974 family conjugal transfer regulator, protein MYKQTVEAFIAVSNAPMIAGQILARVGQFCQSAVLTETESRLEFGEAQAIIKPVAEGLLFWVAASDELISNAIQALLQGSVFLIAPTSDTGAIQWYASNGKPFETIRSQLVGKRIKAGRA, encoded by the coding sequence ATGTACAAACAAACCGTTGAAGCCTTCATTGCGGTCAGCAACGCGCCGATGATCGCCGGGCAAATTCTGGCGCGCGTCGGCCAGTTTTGCCAGTCAGCCGTGCTTACGGAAACGGAAAGCCGCCTCGAATTCGGTGAGGCGCAAGCGATCATAAAGCCGGTTGCTGAAGGTCTGCTCTTCTGGGTCGCCGCCAGCGATGAATTGATCTCCAATGCGATCCAGGCCCTGCTGCAGGGAAGCGTTTTCCTGATCGCTCCGACGTCCGACACCGGCGCCATTCAGTGGTACGCATCGAACGGCAAACCATTCGAAACAATCCGAAGCCAACTGGTGGGCAAACGGATCAAGGCGGGACGCGCTTAG
- a CDS encoding helix-turn-helix transcriptional regulator: MQKHESALFRITFAGIEAAPAVAAALEVFRANYGVDFVTYHLARTVIGAVDAPFVRTTYPDPWVSRYLMRDYAEVDPVLHEGLVRQLPFDWREVDVPEAAHEFYADAQAYGLGENGFSIPIVTKSRRALFSLNSRKPDAEWSTIVSERRSEWVELAFLIHEKAVVERYGEHDPIPVLGGREVECLHWSALGKDAKDIAAVLGLSDHTVRSYLKSARFKLGCATVSAATARAAQLRLINPYGNTHT, from the coding sequence ATGCAAAAACACGAGTCGGCACTCTTCAGAATCACATTCGCCGGCATTGAGGCCGCGCCCGCCGTGGCCGCGGCGCTCGAGGTCTTTCGGGCCAACTACGGGGTCGACTTCGTAACCTATCATCTCGCCCGGACAGTTATCGGCGCGGTGGATGCACCGTTTGTCAGGACGACTTATCCCGATCCCTGGGTGTCGCGCTACCTGATGAGGGATTACGCCGAAGTGGATCCCGTCCTGCATGAGGGCCTAGTCCGACAATTGCCCTTCGACTGGCGCGAAGTCGACGTTCCGGAGGCGGCGCACGAGTTCTACGCCGATGCCCAGGCGTACGGTCTCGGCGAAAACGGATTTTCGATCCCGATCGTCACCAAATCGCGGCGCGCTCTCTTTTCCCTGAACTCCCGGAAACCGGACGCCGAATGGAGCACCATCGTCTCCGAACGGCGCAGCGAATGGGTCGAGCTCGCCTTTCTCATCCACGAGAAGGCCGTGGTCGAGCGCTACGGCGAGCATGACCCGATTCCCGTTCTCGGCGGTCGGGAGGTCGAGTGCCTCCACTGGAGCGCGCTCGGAAAAGACGCCAAGGACATAGCGGCCGTCCTCGGTCTGTCAGACCATACAGTTCGCTCCTACCTCAAGTCTGCGCGGTTCAAACTGGGATGCGCGACCGTATCGGCCGCAACAGCCCGCGCAGCACAGCTGCGACTGATCAATCCCTATGGCAATACCCACACTTGA
- the phnN gene encoding phosphonate metabolism protein/1,5-bisphosphokinase (PRPP-forming) PhnN produces MSLQGTLILVVGPSGAGKDTLIDYARGRLQTDPCVHFVRRVISRPVAVGEDHEPVDVEEFQRRVLEGDFALHWQAHGLSYGIPSAIDEWLSRGEVVVANGSRTILPDARLKYPQLLVVNVAAPMDVLAKRLVERGRENLESVRERLIRSEQQSVEGDDVLRIDNSGPPEIAGERFLAVLIQQAGRTK; encoded by the coding sequence ATGTCGCTACAGGGAACACTCATTCTCGTCGTCGGCCCAAGCGGTGCGGGCAAGGACACGCTGATCGACTATGCGCGAGGCCGGCTTCAAACCGACCCGTGCGTGCATTTCGTGCGACGGGTCATCAGCCGGCCTGTCGCTGTCGGAGAGGACCACGAACCGGTCGACGTCGAGGAGTTCCAGCGGCGGGTTCTTGAGGGCGACTTTGCCCTGCACTGGCAGGCGCATGGCCTATCCTATGGCATCCCATCGGCAATCGACGAATGGCTCTCGCGCGGCGAAGTCGTCGTCGCCAACGGATCCCGGACAATCCTGCCGGACGCGCGGCTGAAATACCCGCAATTGCTCGTCGTCAATGTCGCCGCGCCCATGGATGTCCTGGCGAAGCGCCTTGTCGAACGGGGACGCGAAAATCTGGAAAGCGTCAGAGAGCGTCTGATCCGAAGCGAACAGCAAAGCGTCGAAGGTGACGATGTGCTGCGGATCGACAATTCGGGTCCCCCAGAGATCGCTGGCGAGCGCTTTCTCGCTGTGTTGATCCAACAAGCTGGCCGGACGAAGTGA
- a CDS encoding helix-turn-helix transcriptional regulator yields MVISGEVFEAAGERTKVIERPDEGCADSFEASSRGAILRNLEASEPNWRWLVPFDSAADCSLRFTRQQLHTTAITSAEHSVSLEALARRNTAHISIFFVRTGGIEIGGRRGRKMLSIPAGHVASVCQLAARRLAFDARSSWLALHIPASALRRHFEDITGRPYVQKFVLPLTGFSEADADGLYQTLRQAERNLSPDYPSSDSGEERPILAKAYEQLALAKLFAKLPHNLADAFGRGTLPAAPRQLLKAEAFMRENLSKPITIDDLAGAAGCSPRALQRMFRTYRGGSPIGTLCNYRLAAAHCAIKAGQTANITDLAISLQFSNPGRFSVLYKSAYGLSPSSALRFARDEGKIELADTSEHG; encoded by the coding sequence ATGGTTATTTCAGGCGAAGTCTTCGAAGCAGCAGGTGAGCGGACGAAAGTGATCGAGCGTCCCGATGAAGGATGCGCGGATAGTTTCGAAGCATCTTCGCGTGGCGCGATCCTGCGCAATCTCGAGGCCTCCGAACCGAATTGGCGGTGGTTGGTTCCCTTCGATTCAGCCGCGGACTGTTCGCTCCGGTTCACCAGGCAACAGCTTCACACGACCGCGATAACCAGCGCGGAGCACTCAGTCTCTCTCGAGGCGCTGGCCAGACGCAACACGGCGCACATCAGCATCTTCTTCGTGCGGACCGGCGGGATTGAAATCGGTGGTCGGCGAGGCCGCAAGATGCTGTCCATCCCCGCCGGCCACGTCGCAAGCGTCTGCCAATTGGCAGCAAGACGACTGGCCTTTGACGCTCGCAGCTCCTGGCTGGCGTTGCACATTCCCGCATCCGCACTGCGGCGGCACTTCGAGGATATCACCGGTAGACCCTATGTGCAGAAATTCGTGTTGCCGCTGACCGGCTTTAGCGAAGCCGACGCGGATGGCCTGTACCAGACGCTCCGGCAGGCAGAGAGAAACCTGAGTCCTGACTATCCAAGTTCTGACTCTGGAGAAGAAAGACCGATCCTGGCAAAGGCGTACGAACAGCTGGCGCTGGCCAAGCTGTTTGCAAAGTTGCCTCACAACCTTGCCGATGCGTTCGGTCGAGGGACGCTGCCCGCAGCGCCAAGGCAACTGCTCAAGGCCGAGGCCTTTATGCGGGAGAACTTGTCCAAGCCGATAACGATCGACGACCTCGCCGGCGCAGCAGGATGTAGCCCGCGGGCGCTCCAGAGGATGTTCCGCACCTATCGCGGCGGCTCACCGATCGGAACGCTGTGCAACTATCGGCTGGCCGCAGCCCATTGCGCGATAAAGGCCGGTCAAACGGCCAACATAACCGACCTAGCGATCAGCCTTCAGTTCTCCAACCCCGGCCGTTTCTCGGTTCTCTACAAAAGCGCCTACGGCCTCAGCCCCTCGTCCGCCCTGCGTTTTGCACGCGACGAGGGCAAGATCGAGCTCGCTGACACCAGCGAGCACGGTTGA